In Vicia villosa cultivar HV-30 ecotype Madison, WI unplaced genomic scaffold, Vvil1.0 ctg.002395F_1_1, whole genome shotgun sequence, one genomic interval encodes:
- the LOC131638720 gene encoding signal recognition particle 14 kDa protein-like has protein sequence MVLLQLDPFLNELTSMFERSTDKGSVWVTLKRSSLKSKVQKNKLATAGEPIEYRCLIRATDGKKTISTSVGPKDHQRFQASYATILKAHMTALKKRERKDKKKSAEIDKREGTSKRPKKS, from the exons ATG GTTTTGCTTCAATTAGATCCGTTTCTCAATGAACTCACCAGCATGTTCGAGCGGAGCACTGATAAGGGTTCTGTTTGGGTTACTCTCAAACGAT CATCGTTGAAATCTAAAGTTCAGAAGAATAAATTGGCTACTGCTGGTGAACCAATTGAGTATAGATGTCTTATACGTGCCACTGATGGGAAAAAGACGATTTCTACTTCG GTTGGACCAAAGGATCATCAACGCTTTCAAGCTTCTTATGCAACTATATTAAAGGCCCATATGACTGCTCTGAAGAAGAGAGAAAGGAAGGACAAGAAGAAGTCTGCAGAGATTGATAAAAGAGAAGGAACTTCTAAGAGGCCTAAGAAATCCTGA